One Candidatus Blochmannia vicinus DNA window includes the following coding sequences:
- the sucD gene encoding succinate--CoA ligase subunit alpha, translating into MSILINKNTKVICQGFTGKHASFHSQQALKYGTKIVGGVTPGKGGSVHLGLPIFNTVNEAINNTHATTSIIYVPAPFCKDAILESIHAGIKLIVCITEGIPILDMLLIKKQLKKHNTCMIGPNCPGIITPGQCKLGIMPSDIHTPGYVGIVSRSGTLTYEVVKQITDLGLGQSTCVGIGGDPILGSSFIDVLSLFEQDSQTLLIVMIGEIGGRSEEQTAIYIKKYIKKPVIAYIAGATAPKGKRMGHAGAIISGIGSTAYEKCTILSKSGVHVINNFTDIGQHIKSIDIKQ; encoded by the coding sequence ATGTCAATATTAATTAACAAAAATACAAAAGTAATTTGTCAAGGATTTACTGGTAAACACGCTAGTTTTCATTCTCAGCAAGCATTAAAATATGGTACCAAAATTGTAGGTGGAGTCACTCCAGGAAAAGGAGGGAGCGTTCATCTTGGATTGCCCATATTTAATACTGTTAATGAAGCAATAAATAATACTCATGCAACAACTTCTATTATTTACGTACCTGCTCCCTTTTGTAAAGATGCTATTTTAGAATCAATCCATGCAGGTATTAAATTAATTGTTTGTATTACCGAAGGAATTCCAATATTAGACATGTTATTAATAAAAAAACAATTAAAAAAACATAATACATGTATGATTGGACCAAATTGCCCTGGAATTATTACTCCAGGCCAATGCAAACTTGGGATAATGCCAAGTGATATCCATACACCAGGTTACGTGGGGATTGTGTCTAGATCAGGTACTTTAACATACGAAGTAGTAAAACAAATCACTGACCTTGGATTAGGCCAGTCCACGTGCGTTGGTATTGGAGGGGATCCGATACTCGGTTCTAGTTTTATCGATGTATTATCATTATTTGAACAAGATTCCCAAACATTGTTAATAGTAATGATTGGTGAAATTGGAGGAAGATCCGAAGAACAAACAGCAATTTATATTAAAAAATATATTAAAAAACCAGTAATTGCATATATAGCTGGAGCTACTGCCCCTAAAGGGAAACGTATGGGACATGCGGGAGCCATTATTTCTGGAATCGGTAGCACTGCTTACGAAAAATGCACAATTTTATCTAAATCAGGAGTACACGTTATTAATAACTTTACTGATATCGGCCAACATATCAAATCTATTGATATAAAACAATAA